A stretch of Gemmatimonas aurantiaca T-27 DNA encodes these proteins:
- a CDS encoding cbb3-type cytochrome c oxidase subunit I translates to MNPLVRRYLRTAIAFLVIGLALGVWMMYAREFGAYQPPRIRSAHTHALLVGFVMLMITGVALWMFPRPRADDQVFRPVLAEIAWWAIALGTLSRVMLEVLLRANASVGWRSVLVGAGVLQAAGIVLFFATMWTRIRSSGAKLPASERVP, encoded by the coding sequence ATGAACCCGCTTGTTCGCCGCTATCTCCGCACGGCCATTGCCTTTCTGGTGATCGGACTGGCACTTGGTGTCTGGATGATGTATGCCCGTGAGTTCGGTGCCTACCAGCCACCCCGTATTCGCAGCGCACACACCCACGCGCTGTTGGTGGGATTTGTGATGCTCATGATCACCGGCGTCGCGCTGTGGATGTTTCCGCGTCCGCGCGCCGATGATCAGGTCTTTCGTCCCGTGTTGGCGGAGATCGCCTGGTGGGCAATTGCACTGGGGACCTTGTCACGTGTGATGCTCGAAGTGCTGCTTCGCGCGAATGCGTCCGTTGGGTGGCGCAGTGTGTTGGTGGGAGCCGGTGTACTGCAAGCCGCCGGCATTGTGCTGTTCTTCGCCACCATGTGGACGCGAATCCGCTCGTCAGGGGCGAAGCTACCCGCCAGCGAGCGCGTGCCTTAG
- a CDS encoding DUF2911 domain-containing protein: MSLFSVSFRPRAAICPSRWLPVTAASLLLASPVLAQTTGKVSGYVAMPSTRAISEVSLTLADTAAQRAAGKPALLRIDYGQPHLRGRRINTDSLVPFDKVWRLGANGATVFQSDVDLTIGGVAVPRGRYVAQVLPARSAWTLILQRETTGAATVAVTAYDASKDVARIPLTVSTLSTPVESFFIWLVPANTPGAAKGVLTMAWGTVQAQTEWSVR; the protein is encoded by the coding sequence ATGTCTCTCTTCTCCGTTTCGTTCCGCCCACGCGCGGCCATCTGTCCGAGCCGGTGGCTGCCGGTGACCGCGGCGTCCCTGCTGCTGGCCTCCCCCGTGCTGGCACAAACGACCGGCAAAGTGTCGGGCTACGTGGCCATGCCCAGCACCCGCGCCATCAGTGAAGTTTCGCTGACCCTCGCCGATACCGCTGCGCAGCGCGCCGCGGGCAAACCGGCCCTCCTCCGCATCGACTACGGACAACCGCATCTTCGCGGCCGTCGGATCAACACGGACAGTCTGGTACCCTTTGACAAGGTGTGGCGACTGGGTGCCAACGGCGCCACGGTGTTTCAGAGCGATGTGGATCTTACCATCGGCGGTGTGGCAGTGCCGCGTGGTCGTTACGTGGCGCAGGTGCTCCCAGCCCGCTCCGCATGGACGTTGATTCTGCAGCGTGAAACCACCGGCGCGGCAACTGTCGCCGTCACGGCCTACGACGCCAGCAAGGATGTGGCCCGCATCCCGCTCACCGTGAGCACGTTGTCGACTCCTGTGGAGAGTTTTTTCATCTGGCTGGTACCAGCGAATACACCGGGTGCGGCCAAAGGGGTGTTGACGATGGCGTGGGGCACGGTGCAGGCACAAACCGAATGGTCCGTGCGGTAG
- a CDS encoding S8 family serine peptidase, translating into MSRAIAVALVVSASLSACARSAPTATGPRPSPGGQPTQPVVQPPVTVTPAPAPPAAADSARGDWHRLDAETDGVIGVGSERALRELLAGRAPQRSVVVAVIDGGIDTVHRYLAPTLWKNPREVAGNGRDDDNNGFVDDVFGWNFSVMANGESVHHDTFEVTRLYAACGGQPAGAGLSKPAAARCDSVRTAYREQREKVTSTLTQIQNIDRTMAQVNEILRQAIPGGNLTRARVQAFMPTNAMQDQARGIWLQLADNGLDAAAIAEAKEAYESQARYGLDTLFAPHATAPTAGARDIMGPDAKHGTHVAGIIGAVRDAANPVQGIAPNVRLMGVRAVPDGDERDPDIARAVRYAVDNGAQIINMSFGKAWSPQKPVVDSAMRYAASKGVLLVHAAGNDSENNDVSPSFPSSVTVEGARVETWIEVGASSWKGKDKLAATFSNYGKSRVDLFAPGDDILSTVPGGGVKRESGTSMAAPVVSGVAALLMAYFPNLTAAQVKEILLQSVRKFPNQMVEKPGGEGRVAFDALSATGGIVDAYAAVKLALQRIQ; encoded by the coding sequence ATGTCCCGTGCCATTGCCGTCGCGCTGGTCGTCAGCGCGTCCCTGAGCGCGTGTGCGCGCTCCGCCCCGACCGCCACCGGCCCACGCCCCTCACCGGGTGGCCAACCCACCCAGCCGGTCGTACAGCCGCCAGTCACCGTCACGCCAGCGCCGGCACCACCCGCCGCGGCAGACTCGGCCCGTGGCGACTGGCATCGCCTCGACGCGGAAACGGATGGGGTGATCGGCGTCGGCTCCGAGCGTGCCCTGCGCGAACTGCTGGCCGGCCGCGCGCCACAGCGCAGCGTGGTGGTGGCCGTCATCGACGGTGGGATCGACACCGTGCATCGCTACCTGGCGCCTACGCTCTGGAAGAATCCGCGGGAAGTGGCCGGCAACGGGCGTGACGATGACAACAATGGGTTTGTCGACGACGTGTTCGGCTGGAATTTTTCGGTCATGGCCAACGGGGAGTCGGTGCATCACGACACCTTCGAAGTGACCCGACTCTACGCCGCATGCGGCGGGCAGCCGGCTGGTGCGGGTTTGAGCAAGCCGGCCGCGGCACGCTGCGATTCCGTGCGCACGGCGTATCGCGAGCAGCGCGAGAAAGTCACCAGCACACTGACGCAGATCCAAAACATCGACCGCACGATGGCCCAGGTGAACGAGATTCTCCGACAGGCCATTCCGGGAGGCAATCTCACGCGGGCCCGTGTGCAGGCTTTCATGCCCACCAATGCCATGCAGGATCAGGCGCGTGGCATCTGGCTGCAGTTGGCCGACAATGGGCTGGATGCGGCCGCGATTGCCGAAGCCAAGGAAGCCTACGAATCACAGGCCCGCTATGGACTCGATACGTTGTTCGCGCCCCATGCGACCGCACCAACGGCCGGTGCGCGGGACATCATGGGGCCCGACGCCAAACATGGCACGCACGTGGCCGGCATCATCGGCGCGGTGCGTGACGCAGCCAATCCGGTGCAAGGCATTGCGCCCAATGTCCGGCTGATGGGTGTGCGAGCAGTGCCCGATGGGGACGAGCGAGATCCGGACATCGCGCGCGCCGTGCGATACGCCGTGGACAATGGCGCGCAGATCATCAACATGAGCTTCGGCAAGGCCTGGTCGCCTCAGAAGCCGGTGGTGGACAGCGCGATGCGTTATGCCGCCAGCAAGGGAGTGCTACTCGTGCACGCCGCCGGTAACGACTCCGAAAACAACGACGTGAGTCCTTCCTTTCCGTCGAGCGTGACGGTGGAGGGCGCTCGCGTAGAGACCTGGATCGAAGTGGGGGCGAGCTCGTGGAAAGGCAAAGACAAGCTTGCGGCGACCTTCTCCAACTATGGGAAGTCGCGTGTCGATCTCTTTGCCCCGGGAGATGACATCCTCTCCACCGTGCCCGGTGGTGGCGTCAAGCGGGAGAGCGGTACAAGCATGGCGGCACCAGTCGTGTCTGGTGTGGCCGCACTGCTGATGGCCTACTTCCCCAATCTGACCGCGGCGCAAGTGAAGGAGATCCTGCTGCAGTCCGTGCGCAAATTCCCCAACCAGATGGTGGAGAAGCCCGGTGGTGAAGGACGCGTCGCCTTTGACGCACTCTCCGCCACCGGCGGTATCGTCGATGCCTACGCGGCCGTGAAGCTCGCGCTGCAGCGCATCCAGTAG
- a CDS encoding carboxypeptidase-like regulatory domain-containing protein, translating into MWLLTLTMLAGLPLVSSTAMAQTSGASPTVGTLQGTVRAAVTDVPLPYAVIAIPALAIERFSGPNGTFLLGNVPVGSHEVVIRRLGFVPDRRTVTITTAQTTVLDVRLTQVPVRLSSMLVRSAEPCRSPGLPDSARFPEVAQLVGLLRENADRYRLLVKQYPFAYVQTRATGQLIDRGLIIQHVDSIRVSGASSVQYRPGNVVRRDRSGGRDEYRMHLPTLLDLSDAAFLRNHCFHYAGASTHDDETWFRLDVRASERLSSPDVHGAFFLDSATAQLRRMELEMSRPGRLPSTLRTIRAVQVTTQFLEIAPGVSLIDNVCAVNWIKGRGPLAQHAAELQQVLVYAFSAPPPDILPQGQRATPPWRRGVSVPRTALSCVPPDDGS; encoded by the coding sequence ATGTGGCTTTTGACCCTGACGATGCTCGCCGGGTTGCCGCTGGTCAGCTCGACCGCGATGGCGCAGACGTCTGGTGCGAGTCCGACCGTGGGTACGCTGCAAGGCACCGTGCGGGCGGCCGTCACCGATGTGCCGCTGCCCTATGCCGTGATCGCCATTCCGGCCTTGGCGATCGAACGGTTCTCCGGCCCGAACGGCACGTTCCTGCTCGGCAACGTGCCGGTGGGTTCGCACGAGGTGGTCATTCGTCGCCTGGGGTTTGTCCCCGACCGCAGAACGGTCACCATCACCACCGCACAAACCACCGTGCTGGACGTGCGCCTGACGCAGGTGCCGGTACGCCTGTCTTCGATGCTGGTGCGGTCGGCCGAGCCCTGCCGCTCACCGGGACTTCCCGACAGCGCGCGCTTCCCCGAAGTGGCCCAGCTCGTGGGCCTGCTGCGGGAGAATGCCGACCGCTATCGCCTGCTGGTGAAGCAGTACCCCTTCGCCTACGTGCAAACCCGCGCGACCGGTCAGTTGATCGATCGGGGCTTGATCATCCAGCACGTGGATAGCATTCGCGTGTCCGGCGCGTCCTCGGTGCAATATCGACCGGGTAATGTCGTGAGGCGTGATCGCAGCGGCGGACGCGACGAGTACAGGATGCACCTGCCTACGCTGCTCGATCTGTCGGATGCCGCATTTTTGCGGAACCATTGTTTCCATTACGCGGGCGCCTCCACGCATGACGATGAAACATGGTTCCGTCTCGACGTGCGAGCGTCGGAGCGTCTCTCCTCACCTGATGTGCACGGGGCGTTTTTCCTCGACAGCGCCACCGCCCAGTTGCGTCGCATGGAACTCGAAATGAGCCGACCGGGCCGGCTCCCCTCGACGTTGCGCACCATTCGCGCGGTGCAGGTGACCACGCAGTTTCTCGAAATCGCACCAGGTGTGTCGCTCATCGACAACGTCTGCGCGGTAAACTGGATCAAGGGCCGAGGGCCGCTCGCTCAACATGCCGCGGAACTGCAGCAGGTGCTGGTGTACGCCTTTTCGGCACCACCGCCGGATATCTTGCCTCAGGGTCAGCGTGCCACGCCACCCTGGCGTCGAGGTGTGAGTGTACCACGCACGGCACTCTCCTGCGTACCTCCCGACGACGGATCCTGA
- a CDS encoding energy transducer TonB, with product MPKRRVRLTIFESTRRVMLWLLTPWHLTGVGYITTVVGSAVVLTAVPIETPTPGLDALARFIAPPKRNGPAPSVERLSYIGLGSHTQRTAGDFKVPEPNGTVPVAANRGGDPGVYEEPTPEVISERPLTEIEVDSAAALDPTAAGPDYPSRMLEKNIEGIVLAQFVVDSLGRADVTTFKLLEPAEPDFVLAVKEALPRMKYRPASLGGRAVSQLVQQPFGFRIRPPGSG from the coding sequence ATGCCCAAGCGTCGCGTGAGACTGACCATTTTCGAGTCAACGCGTCGTGTGATGCTGTGGTTGTTGACGCCGTGGCATCTGACGGGAGTGGGGTATATCACCACCGTGGTGGGTAGTGCGGTGGTGCTGACGGCGGTGCCGATCGAGACGCCCACACCAGGTCTCGACGCACTCGCGCGGTTCATTGCGCCGCCAAAGCGCAACGGCCCTGCGCCATCGGTCGAGCGACTGAGCTACATCGGGTTGGGTTCGCACACCCAGCGAACCGCCGGCGATTTCAAGGTACCGGAGCCCAATGGGACGGTGCCGGTGGCGGCCAATCGCGGTGGCGATCCTGGCGTCTACGAAGAACCGACACCCGAGGTCATCTCGGAGCGCCCGCTCACCGAGATCGAAGTGGACTCGGCCGCCGCCCTCGACCCCACGGCTGCTGGACCGGACTATCCCTCCCGTATGCTCGAAAAGAACATCGAGGGGATCGTGCTCGCACAGTTTGTGGTGGACAGCCTCGGACGTGCCGACGTTACGACCTTCAAGTTGCTCGAGCCCGCCGAACCGGACTTTGTACTCGCCGTGAAGGAAGCGTTGCCGCGCATGAAGTATCGTCCGGCGTCGCTGGGTGGACGGGCGGTGTCCCAGTTGGTCCAGCAACCATTCGGCTTCCGTATTCGCCCGCCGGGTTCCGGTTGA
- a CDS encoding amidase, with amino-acid sequence MDTPLDVLAQAEAELAAMDFDETASGLDRRQFMFRSLVAAAASAFGAPAMAGAQGLRAPLIDMSGVWSELQPPAQQPAVPLGNGEAPALQFMPYPEGTGALMEKLVSQHGAKAFTRATFPVEKWNGAVPTDPEALAFLPAHRISALIKARRITSRQITDIYLERLKRLNPQLNCVVTLMETSARAEADAMDAELKAGKDRGPLHGVPYGIKDLFATKGVPTSWGSPDFKDQVFDYDAEIVTRLRNGGAVLLAKLSTGLYAQNDWWYGGRTNNPWNLNIGASGSSAGPGSATAAGCVAFAIGTETQGSIVSPSIRNGISALRPTYGRVSRHGGMVLSWSQDRVGPMCRTAEDCAMVFNVLHGVDPKDSSTVTTPFNFDRNIKLASLRIGVDAAAPKELVDQLKALGMAPREISARPTVGGMQGGGLNVEYAAAFDFFVQRKAKEFGLDLNKLPERTGNAPFGNTPPARPAGIAADATNPMAGADWNPRFVGGRVTPGWEFVQNQRRRLLLVQAWGNFMKDLDGFIAAPQADVAPNAQTGHPCAVLPYKFDVPTFGGGGPGGAANATTPAPTYKAQPICAVITGNLYNDDIILSVAHQFQKATDFHSRRPTIG; translated from the coding sequence GTGGATACCCCTCTCGATGTGTTGGCACAGGCCGAAGCCGAACTGGCGGCCATGGACTTTGACGAGACGGCATCGGGTCTCGATCGGCGCCAGTTCATGTTTCGTTCGCTCGTCGCAGCGGCGGCGAGTGCCTTTGGTGCGCCGGCCATGGCCGGTGCGCAGGGATTGCGCGCGCCGCTGATCGACATGAGTGGAGTGTGGAGCGAATTGCAGCCGCCGGCCCAGCAGCCAGCCGTGCCGCTCGGCAATGGAGAGGCGCCCGCCTTGCAGTTCATGCCGTACCCGGAAGGCACCGGCGCGCTGATGGAAAAGCTGGTGAGCCAACACGGCGCCAAGGCATTCACCCGTGCCACTTTCCCCGTGGAGAAGTGGAACGGCGCGGTGCCCACCGACCCTGAGGCCCTGGCGTTCCTGCCCGCCCATCGGATCTCCGCGCTGATCAAGGCGCGCCGCATCACATCACGGCAGATCACCGACATCTATCTCGAGCGACTCAAGCGGTTGAATCCGCAGCTCAATTGTGTGGTGACCCTGATGGAAACGTCGGCCCGTGCCGAAGCCGACGCCATGGATGCGGAACTCAAGGCTGGCAAGGACCGTGGTCCGTTGCACGGCGTGCCATACGGCATCAAGGATCTGTTTGCCACGAAGGGTGTGCCCACGTCGTGGGGGTCGCCGGACTTCAAGGATCAGGTGTTCGACTACGACGCCGAGATCGTCACTCGTCTGCGCAATGGTGGAGCGGTGTTGCTCGCGAAATTGTCCACCGGGCTCTACGCACAGAACGATTGGTGGTATGGCGGGCGCACGAACAATCCGTGGAATCTCAACATCGGTGCCAGCGGATCGTCGGCGGGCCCAGGGTCCGCCACGGCTGCCGGTTGTGTGGCGTTTGCGATCGGCACCGAAACGCAGGGGTCGATTGTCTCGCCGTCCATTCGCAACGGCATCAGTGCACTGCGTCCGACGTATGGCCGTGTGAGCCGTCATGGCGGCATGGTGTTGTCCTGGTCACAGGACCGCGTCGGGCCCATGTGCCGCACGGCGGAAGACTGCGCCATGGTGTTCAACGTGCTGCACGGCGTGGATCCCAAGGATTCATCGACCGTCACCACACCGTTCAATTTCGATCGCAACATCAAGTTGGCATCGTTGCGCATCGGCGTGGATGCCGCGGCGCCCAAGGAGCTGGTGGATCAACTCAAGGCGCTTGGCATGGCACCGCGTGAGATCAGTGCACGCCCAACCGTCGGTGGTATGCAGGGTGGTGGTCTCAACGTGGAATATGCCGCTGCGTTCGACTTTTTCGTGCAACGCAAGGCCAAGGAGTTTGGCCTCGATCTGAACAAGCTGCCCGAGCGCACCGGCAATGCGCCGTTTGGCAACACGCCGCCCGCGCGTCCGGCGGGTATTGCCGCCGATGCAACCAATCCGATGGCGGGCGCCGACTGGAATCCGCGCTTCGTGGGCGGCCGTGTCACGCCGGGCTGGGAGTTCGTGCAAAACCAGCGCCGTCGCCTGTTGCTCGTGCAGGCGTGGGGGAACTTCATGAAGGATCTCGACGGCTTCATCGCGGCACCGCAGGCCGACGTGGCGCCGAACGCGCAGACGGGACATCCGTGCGCGGTGCTGCCGTACAAGTTCGATGTGCCCACCTTTGGGGGTGGCGGTCCGGGTGGCGCGGCGAATGCGACCACACCAGCGCCCACCTACAAGGCGCAACCGATCTGTGCGGTCATCACGGGCAACCTGTACAACGACGACATCATTCTTTCGGTGGCGCACCAGTTCCAGAAGGCCACGGACTTCCACAGCCGTCGTCCGACGATCGGTTGA
- a CDS encoding DUF1707 SHOCT-like domain-containing protein produces the protein MNDSYAPVGVQPAHRDRVVQLLSVAFANDRLSMDQLDDRLAAVYRAQSLGELEMLLVDPTDPARSLAMEAAVTRVASPAVVPERGVAAAIMGGFQREGPWIVPRHLKVTAIMGGGELDLREARLGPGVTEIEIFTFWGGVEIIVPDGVRVDIVGMAFMGGFTVKGGSATDDPHAPVLRVSGLAVMGGVDVRRKDRGRQGEKRYKQALDRAKRVRDRDGY, from the coding sequence ATGAACGATTCCTACGCCCCCGTCGGTGTGCAGCCCGCCCACCGTGATCGGGTGGTGCAGTTGCTGTCGGTGGCGTTTGCCAACGACCGCCTGTCGATGGACCAACTCGATGATCGACTGGCCGCAGTGTATCGCGCGCAGTCGCTCGGCGAGTTGGAGATGTTGCTGGTCGATCCCACCGATCCGGCGCGGTCGTTGGCCATGGAAGCCGCTGTGACGCGCGTGGCGTCGCCTGCCGTCGTGCCGGAACGTGGCGTGGCCGCCGCCATCATGGGCGGTTTTCAGCGGGAGGGGCCGTGGATCGTGCCACGTCATCTCAAGGTCACGGCCATCATGGGCGGTGGTGAACTCGATTTGCGGGAAGCGCGGCTCGGGCCGGGTGTGACGGAGATCGAAATCTTCACCTTCTGGGGTGGAGTGGAGATCATCGTCCCGGACGGGGTGCGCGTAGACATCGTGGGTATGGCGTTCATGGGAGGCTTCACCGTCAAGGGTGGAAGTGCCACCGATGATCCGCATGCTCCGGTGCTGCGTGTCAGTGGTCTTGCCGTCATGGGTGGTGTGGACGTGCGACGGAAAGACCGGGGTCGTCAGGGTGAGAAGCGCTACAAACAAGCGCTCGACCGGGCGAAACGTGTCCGTGATCGCGACGGCTACTGA
- the ilvD gene encoding dihydroxy-acid dehydratase, whose amino-acid sequence MSFPQLPSRHATSGPERAPHRAFYYAMGLTAEEIARPIVGVVSSWNEAAPCNIALKRQAEVAKRGVIAGGGTPREFTTITVTDGIAMGHAGMKASLVSRETIADSVELTVRGHCYDALVGIAGCDKSLPGLMLAMVRLDVPSIFLFGGSIMPGRYKDRDVTVLDVFEAVGSYAAGGITLDELTALEKVACPGAGACGGQYTANSMAYVSEAIGLALPGSASPPATYESRDAFAERSGQVVMDLVRSGLRPRQIVTRKSLENAAAVVAATGGSTNATLHLPAIAHEAGISFDLFDVAEVFKRTPLIADLKPGGKYLAKDVHDIGGVSIVLKSLLDGGFLHGDCITVTGKTLAENLADVVIPENQKVVMPVSQAISQTGGLVGLRGNLAPDGAVVKVAGLKHLTHSGPARVFDSEDDCFAAVMERRYTAGDVLVIRYEGPVGGPGMREMLSTTSAIYGQGLGETVALITDGRFSGATRGMCIGHVGPEAAMGGAIGLLRDGDIIDIDASAGTLSVRLTDEELVARRAEWTPRKTDFQSGAIWRYAQTVGPARNGAVVHPGGKAETHVYADA is encoded by the coding sequence ATGTCCTTTCCTCAGCTTCCCAGCCGGCACGCGACGTCCGGCCCTGAACGTGCGCCCCATCGTGCCTTCTACTACGCGATGGGACTCACGGCGGAAGAGATTGCGCGCCCCATCGTGGGTGTGGTGTCGAGTTGGAACGAAGCGGCGCCCTGCAACATCGCGCTCAAGCGGCAGGCCGAAGTGGCCAAGCGTGGCGTGATTGCCGGTGGCGGCACGCCGCGGGAATTCACCACCATCACGGTCACCGATGGTATCGCGATGGGACATGCCGGCATGAAAGCGTCGCTGGTGAGTCGTGAAACCATCGCCGACTCGGTGGAACTCACGGTGCGCGGGCACTGCTATGATGCGCTGGTGGGTATCGCGGGCTGTGACAAGTCGCTGCCGGGGCTCATGCTGGCCATGGTGCGTCTCGATGTGCCATCGATCTTTCTGTTCGGCGGTTCCATCATGCCGGGGCGCTACAAGGACCGCGATGTCACCGTGCTCGATGTGTTCGAGGCGGTGGGATCGTATGCTGCAGGCGGCATCACGCTCGACGAACTCACCGCACTCGAAAAGGTTGCGTGCCCAGGAGCCGGAGCGTGCGGTGGACAGTACACGGCCAACAGCATGGCCTACGTGTCCGAAGCGATCGGACTCGCACTTCCAGGCTCGGCGAGCCCTCCGGCGACGTATGAGTCACGTGATGCCTTTGCCGAACGGTCGGGCCAGGTGGTGATGGATCTCGTGCGCAGTGGACTGCGTCCGCGTCAGATTGTCACGCGCAAGTCCCTCGAAAATGCCGCGGCGGTTGTCGCGGCCACGGGTGGTTCCACCAATGCCACGCTGCACTTGCCGGCGATCGCGCACGAAGCGGGCATTTCGTTCGACCTGTTCGATGTGGCCGAGGTGTTCAAGCGCACGCCGCTGATCGCCGATCTCAAGCCGGGTGGGAAATATCTGGCCAAGGATGTGCACGACATCGGTGGTGTGAGCATCGTGCTCAAGTCGCTGCTCGATGGTGGTTTCCTGCATGGCGACTGCATCACGGTGACCGGCAAGACGTTGGCCGAGAATCTGGCCGATGTGGTGATCCCGGAAAATCAGAAGGTGGTGATGCCGGTGTCGCAGGCCATCTCGCAGACGGGCGGTCTGGTGGGATTGCGTGGCAACCTGGCGCCCGATGGTGCCGTGGTGAAGGTGGCAGGACTCAAGCACCTCACACACAGTGGCCCGGCGCGGGTGTTCGATAGTGAAGACGACTGTTTTGCGGCCGTGATGGAACGGCGCTATACCGCCGGTGATGTGCTGGTGATTCGCTATGAAGGACCGGTGGGTGGTCCGGGTATGCGCGAGATGTTGTCCACCACCTCGGCGATCTACGGGCAGGGACTGGGTGAGACTGTGGCCCTCATCACCGATGGCCGGTTCTCGGGCGCGACCCGTGGCATGTGCATCGGTCACGTCGGACCCGAGGCCGCCATGGGCGGCGCCATCGGGTTGCTGCGCGATGGCGATATCATCGACATTGATGCCAGTGCCGGCACCTTGTCGGTACGACTCACCGACGAGGAACTGGTGGCGCGCCGCGCGGAGTGGACGCCGCGCAAGACCGACTTCCAGAGTGGGGCAATCTGGCGATACGCACAAACGGTTGGCCCGGCGCGCAATGGTGCGGTGGTGCACCCCGGTGGCAAAGCCGAAACGCACGTGTACGCGGACGCGTGA
- a CDS encoding DsbA family protein — protein MHAESKPANWLSRTTDAGLILLVMLMAVLLLRREFGERGGQATSSDTRNTPTYSALVDSNTTTGHLSGSVDAVAKFVVFNDLECPFCAAFHKTLGEARARHRGSVSVRFVHFPLNSHRFAKPAALAVECAGKVGRFDSMVDVVFKKQDSLGLASWRSLAAEANVSPLDEFERCLAAGTGQFLDIEAGVRLGRSLNAPGTPTIYVNGWKLLAPPDSSEIDDMISRIHSGKSPVS, from the coding sequence ATGCACGCTGAGTCAAAGCCAGCGAACTGGCTGTCGAGAACAACAGATGCCGGTTTGATACTGTTGGTGATGCTTATGGCTGTATTGCTGTTGCGACGCGAGTTCGGAGAGAGGGGTGGACAGGCGACATCTTCAGACACTCGCAATACACCCACATATTCCGCGCTGGTCGACAGCAATACCACAACGGGCCACCTCTCAGGCAGCGTCGACGCTGTGGCAAAGTTTGTGGTCTTCAACGATCTGGAGTGTCCATTCTGCGCCGCCTTCCACAAGACTCTCGGGGAAGCACGGGCGAGGCACCGGGGATCCGTTTCCGTGAGATTCGTTCACTTTCCTCTCAATAGCCATCGGTTCGCCAAGCCCGCTGCGCTGGCCGTCGAGTGCGCTGGGAAGGTTGGCCGTTTCGATTCAATGGTCGATGTAGTTTTCAAGAAGCAGGACTCTCTTGGGTTGGCGAGCTGGCGATCTCTGGCTGCAGAGGCAAACGTGTCTCCTCTGGATGAATTTGAACGCTGCCTCGCGGCTGGTACTGGGCAGTTTCTTGACATCGAGGCGGGAGTGAGATTGGGCCGTTCTCTGAACGCTCCGGGAACACCGACAATCTATGTCAATGGTTGGAAGCTGCTTGCTCCACCCGATTCTTCTGAGATCGACGATATGATCTCGCGCATCCACAGTGGGAAATCGCCCGTTTCGTGA